AATGAATAAGCAGTCTGGAATTTTGGGAATATTTGGAGAAAGTTCAGATTTTCGTGATTTAGATACAGCGAGAAGAGGAGGGAACGAAAGGGCTATTTTAGCTTATGAAATGTTCTGTTACAGAGTGCAGCTTTATATCGGAGCTTATGTCGCAGCGATGAACGGAATTGACGCAATCGCATTTACAGGTGGAATAGGGGAAAATTCGGTTGGAGTAAAACAGGATATTTGTGAATCGCTTTCATATTTTGGAATTGAGCTGGATGAAGAAAAAAATGCACAAAGATTACCAGGAAATGTTGAATTGTCAACAAAAGATTCAAAAGTTAAAATTTATAAGATTGAAACAGCAGAAGAACTTGTAATTGCAAGGGATACTTACAGATTAACAAAATAAAAAAAATAGCCAGACTTTATAGTTTGGCTTTAAATAATTTTTTAAACTATAAAGAAAAGAGGAAAATAATGGCAACATTAAATATAATTTATTACACAGGTACTGGAAATACTGCAGATATGGCAAAATACATTGGTGAAGGGGCAGAAAACTCTGGAGCCGCTGTAAAACTGATAAATGTGGAAGAAGCTGATGAAAGTGCAGTAAATGCTGATTTTGTAGCATTTGGATCGCCTGCTGTCGGAGCAGAAGAAATTGCACCAGAAATGGTTGAATTCTTTGAAGGGATAAAAGAACAGATTGTTGGGAAAACAGTTGGACTTTTTGGTTCTTATGACTGGGGACAAGGCGGCTGGATGGAAACTTGGCGTGAAGAAATGATAAATGAAGGATTTTCGATTGTAAATGACGGATTGACAGTTCATCTGGCTGTTGATGATGATGAGAAAATTGAAAAATGTAGAGAGTATGGAAGAGCAATTGTTGGATAATCTAAAAATATAAAATATTATAATCTTTGAATAAAAGTTTATAATAATTTTTTGTGAGTTATAAATTTGGAGGAAAAATTGGGAAATTTATTAATACAGCTTGCTATAATGGTCTTTGTTGGAACGCTTATAGGATGGTTTACAAATTATCTGGCAATAAAGCTATTATTTAGACCTTATAAGGAAGTAAACTTTCTATTTTTTAAAATACAGGGATTAATTCCTAAAAATCGAGACAGAATATCAGAAAACCTTGCTGAAACAATTGAAAAGGAGCTTATTTCAGTAGAGCATATTACAGCAAAGCTAAAAGACAGTGATGTTATTAATGATGATGTTTTAGATAAACTGCTTGATAAAGTTATAGGAGAAAAGCTTAAAAATAGTGTGTTAGAAAAAAATCCACTATTAAAGATGTTTTTAAATGATTCATTAATTGAAAAAATAAAATCATATTTTAAAAAGTCGATTTTGGAAAACAAAGAAGAAATAGTGGAAGAAATAATAAAAATCGCAGAAGACAAAATAGACTTCAAAGAAATTATGCTGGAAAAAATGAAAAATTTTTCATTAGAAGAAATGGAAAAAATTATTTTGTCTGTGTCTAAAAATGAATTGAAACATATTGAGATTATTGGTGGGGTATTAGGAGGAATAATTGCATTATTTCAGTTTTTTATAATGTTATTATTAAAACAGATATAAAATTTTTAACGTAAGGGCATCAGTCGCCATGCCCTTACAACCCGGCTTATGCAAAACTTTCTTATAAAAGAAAAATAGAACTCGCTTTTGAATAAAGATAATTTCTAATATGAATAATTTTATTTAATTTAAAATTTATTCCAAAAGCTCAAACAGCTATTTTTCTTTTAACGAAATTTTGCTTGGTAATTTTTTTAATAAAATGACCATTATAATTAAACTAAAATTATTGTGATTTCTTTGGAATAAAAGCTATGAAATATATTTATGTGTTTCTTTCGTCAGAATCTTTATAATAAATATACTTTAGAGAAGAGAGTTTCATTTTCGTAGTAATTCAGATTTATCTGAATAATAAATGTTTAGACTGCTTTTCTAAATAAAATTTAGGAATATTAAAAAAATGTTTAGAGAAGTTGGGATTAGTATGTAATATTTTCGCTAAAATCTTTAGATATTATAATTTGAAGAGATTGAAATAACTAATGTTGCGAAATAAAAGAGGATGGTAATTGCTCTCCTTTGCTTTATAAAAAGGATAAAAAAATAGAAAAAATAACTAAATTAGAGTATTTAAGAAATTAATTTATAAATAAAAAAATTAGATAAAGAAATAAAGAAAAATATTGAGGAGAAGGAATGAATGAGGAAAGAATATTGGAACCTAAGGAATTAGGGGAGGACAATATTCAAAGAAGTTTACGGCCAAAAACTTTTAAGGAATATATTGGCCAGCAAGATTTAAAAGAAAAAATGAATATATTTATAAAAGCTGCTAAAATGAGAAATGAATCGCTTGATCATATTTTATTGTATGGGCCTCCAGGACTTGGGAAAACTACGCTTGCAGGAGTTATTGCCACAGAAATGGGAGTGAACTTGAAGATAACAACAGGGCCTGTGCTGGAGAAAGCGGGAGATTTAGCGGCTATTTTGACTTCTTTGGAGGAAAATGATATTTTGTTTATTGATGAGATTCATAGATTGAATACATCGGTAGAGGAAATTTTGTATCCTGCGATGGAAGATGGGGAACTGGATATTCTTATTGGAAAAGGGCCGTCTGCAAGAAGTATACGTGTAGAATTACCACAATTTACATTAATTGGAGCAACTACGAGAGCAGGACAGTTAAGTACGCCGCTTCGTGACAGATTTGGAGTTACTCATAGGATGGAATATTACCAATTGGAAGACTTGAAGGAAATTATACGAAGAGGGGCAAATATTCTGAATATTTCCTATGATGAAGACGGAATTACAGAAATTGCCAAAAGAAGCCGAGGAACTCCTAGAATAGCGAACAGGCTTTTAAAAAGAGCAAGGGATTTTGCATTGGTGGAAGGTTCGGGTGTTTTGGAAAAAGAAAGCGTTGATGGGATTTTGAGGCTTTTGGGAGTAGATGATAACGGACTTGATGAATTAGATAGAAATATTTTGCTTTCAATTATAAATGTGTACAACGGAGGACCTGTTGGAATTGAGACATTGTCACTTTTACTTGGGGAAGACAGACGAACAATTGAAGAAGTTTATGAGCCATATTTAGTAAAAATAGGGTTTATAAAAAGGACTCCACGTGGAAGAGTTGTAACCGAATTTGGATATAAGCATTTAGGAATTGAAAAAATATTTAGTGAAAAAGAATAAAATATGATAATATTATTTTGAAACAAGACTTAAAAATTATGATTAATTTTGCACGCTCTATTCTTTGAAATTTTTATGCAGATAGGGCTAAAATACGATAAAAAGTAAAAAAATGAGGTGAAAAACTGTTGTTGACAGTAATAGCGGAAAAAGAAAATATTGATGAAAATAATGGAAAGATTCTGATAAATGATAAGTCAGACTGTAATCATATTCAAAATGTATATCGACTTAATGCAGGAAATGAATTAAGAATAATAGATGGAGAATATGAATATCTTACTGAAATTATTCAAATTTCAAAAAAGGAAGTTTTTGTAAAAATATTAGAAAAAAAAGAAGACAGCTATTCTTTAAATGTAAACATTGATGTTGCAATGGGAATTTTAAAAAATGATAAAATGAATCTGGCAATACAGAAACTGACGGAAATCGGTGTAAATAGGATAATTCCTTTAAAGACTGAACGGGTTGTTGTAAAGATTAATGAAAAAAAAGAAAAATGGGATGTAGTTGTAAGGGAAACACTAAAACAGTGCAGAGGAATAAAATTTACTGAAATTACGCCTGTGAAAAAACTTGCAGAAATTGACTATTCTAAATATGATAAAATAATCTTTGCTTATGAAAATAGCGGTGAATCAAAATCCTTGTCAGAAATAATAGAAAAAGGAGATAAGGACATTTTATATATAATTGGTCCCGAAGGCGGAATCACACAAGAGGAAGTTGATTTTTTAAAAAATAACAAGGCAATGGAAATTAGCCTAGGAAAACGTATTTTAAGGGCGGAAACTGCGGCAATTGTGGTGTGTGGCATTATTGCCAATTTTTATATATAATTTTTTATTTTCATAAAATGTAAGAAATAAATTGAAAATTAGTCAAATATATAATATAATATACCTTAGTAGTGGTATCGTAATAATTTTTTTGTAAAATTTTGATAAATAAAAAATTTTAAAATAAAAAATTGAAATAGATTTAATAAATAAAAATAATATAAAAAAGAAAGGAAATTTAGAGAATGAGTGAAGTGAATAATAATTATGAAAAAGAAGTTCAAGAGATAATTAATATTATGGAAGATAAGAAAGCACAGGATATAAAGGTATATGATATGAGAGGGAAATCTCCGTTTTTTGATTATTCAATTTTATGTACCGGGAGTTCTTCCAGAAATATTGAAGCAATAGCGACTGATATAAAGAAAAGCCTTGAGAATGTGAAAAGTGTGGAAGGGCTTGATGAGGCAAATTGGGTTTTAATTGATGCTGGGGATTTGATTATTAGCGTGTTTAGTAAGGATGCTAGGGAATATTACAGATTAGACGATTTTTATAATGGTGTAAATGAAGAAAATAGTGAAATTGATGAAAATGATGGGGAATAGAGTCTGTTTTACTGAAATAATATATTTTAGGGTATTTAATTGAGGGAAAAATGCAATAAGATATGAAGAGGAAAATTATGAGAGAATTAGATAAAGAAGAAAAAAGTGTACGGTTTGTTGCCTTTCTTATTCTTGTGGGAATAATCTTTTTGATAATGGTGGCACAGCTGTTTTCATTGCAGATATTAAATGCTTCGCAGTATGCAGAACAAGCATTGCAGAATAGAATTAGAACAAATGTAATAAAAGCAACACGTGGAGAAATTTACGACAGGGAAGGGAAGCTTCTTGCCAAAAATACTACAGGTTACCAGCTGATACATTCGCATACTCAAATGCTGGAGCCAAAAGATCTGGCGCTTTTAAATGAAGTAAAGAATATGAAAACAGTACAAGAAATTGATGCTAGACTTTCCAGCGAGCGTCCTGCAGTTGCTAAACGTATTAGGGAGACAATATTTGATATAAACAAGATAAGCCAGCTAACAGCTTATCCGGTAGACTATCTAATAGACAGATTTTTTAAGCAGCCGAGAATGGGAACGGATAAAAAGATACTTGTTATTGAAGATTTAGATAAGCAAGTGGCATTAAGGGCAATTGAGAAAATTGACAATGACAGAATTGACATTGTTGAATACAACAAGAGATACTATCCGGAAGACTCGCTTGCTTCACATGTTATTGGATACGTAAAGCCGATTAGCGAAAAGGAATACGAGCAGCTGAAAAAAGATGGCTACAGAAACAGTGACCTGATTGGTAAAAAAGGTGTGGAACGTTCTTATGACAAGGAAATGAAAGGGCAGGACGGAAAGGAAAATGTAGAAGTCGATGCCAAAGGAAATGTTATAAGACAGATGGAAACAACGGAAAGTATTGCGGGGAAAAATGTCTATCTTTCTATTGATATGGAATTGCAAAAATATATGACAGAAGCTTTTGAAGGAAAGAGCGGGGCATTTATCGCAATGGAGGCGAAAACTGGAAAAATTATTGCATTTGTAAGTAATCCGGAAATCAGCCTAAATCTTTTAAGTTCAAGAATACCTGACAACCAATGGAACGAACTTGTAAATTCAAAAGCAAAGCCTCTTGTAAATAAAGGTATTGCAGGGCTTTATCCACCAGGATCAACTTTCAAGGCGATTACTGGGATGGGAATACTGGAATCTGGAATTTCCCCAAATGCGACTGTAACTTCGACAGGGCAGTACAGATATGGAAATCTTATCTTCAGGGATTCACATAAATCAGGAAATGGAGTTACGAATTTTGCAAAATCTATCGAACAGTCTGTAAATACTTATTATTATGTATTTTCTCAAAAAGCTGGAATAAAGAATATAGTAAAATATGCAAAGGAATTTGGAATAGGGTCTAAAACAGGAATTGATATTCCTGGAGAAATGACTGGTACTTTGCCAAGTCCTGAATGGAAGAAAAATAGATTTAAGAAAAAACAGGATCAGAAATGGCTTCCGGGAGATTTGATAAATATGTCAATTGGGCAAGGATATGTTCTAGTTACGCCAATACAGATGGCTTCGGCATATCAGGCAATCGCAAACAATGGAATTCAGCTAAAACCTACACTTGTTGACAGATTTGTAAGCTATACTGGAAAAGTTGAAAATAATACGCCAAAAGTTCAAAGAAAACTGAATGTAAGCGCAAAAAATCTAAAACTATTACAAAATGCACTAAAACTGCCTGTAAGTGGTTATGGAGGGACTGCAAAGCTGTTAAAAATTGAAGGATATCCAGTTTCTGCAAAAACAGGAACAGCACAGAATACAGGATTTAAGGATCACCACTCGTGGATAGCGGGATATTTTCCATCAGATAACCCTCAAATTGTATTTGTATCCATTGTAGAAGGTGGAGGATATGGAGGAGTAGCCTCTGGAAACATGGCTCTTAAATTTATATTGAAATATAGGGAGAAATACGTTATTAAAAAAGCTCAAGCGGAAATGCAGAAAAAGAAAGAGGAAGAAGAAAAGAAAAAACAGCAAGAAAATAATAAAAATGTGGCAAAACGATAAAAAATAAGGAGGTGTTTACTAAATGTCAGAAAAAGAAAAAGCTGAGTTCGGAAACCAAACTTTTAAAAGAAACTTTTCTAAAAAAGAAGACATTAATAAAATAAAATCTGGAATGAAAAGATTTAGAAGAAAAAGTACGAACAGAAGACATTTAGATGAAAAAAATGAAATACGTTATATTCCAAGAGTAAATGACAGGAATAGGCATATAGACAAGGAAGTGGATGGGAAAGAAGAAAAGATGTATGTAATCCCGCTTGGAGGCATTGAGGAAGTTGGGAAAAATATGACAGCTTTTCAATACAAGGATGAAATTATTGTAGTGGATGCAGGGCTAACTTTCCCTGAGGACGAGCATTTAGGGATAGATGTTATCATTCCAGACTTTTCATATCTGGAATCAAACAGACATAAAATAAAAGGCTTGCTTTTGACTCATGGACATGAAGATCACATAGGGGCAATTCCTTATTTTTACCAAAAATTAGGTACAGAAAATATTCCGATGTATGGTGGAAGATTGACACTTGCACTTGCAAAGGCAAAATTTGAGAAAAAAGATGCAAAACTTCCAAAAGAAAAAGTAATTAGCGGCAGAACAATCTTAAAAGTATCAAAATACTTTACAGTGGAATTTATAAGTGTGACACACAGTATTGCAGACTGTTATGCGATTTGTATAAAAACTCCTGCAGCGACAATTTTGCATTCTGGAGATTTTAAAGTAGATTTAACGCCAGTTGATGGAGAAGGATTTGATTTTGGAAGATTGGCTCAATTAGGTGAGGAAGGTGTCGATTTACTGCTTTCAGACAGTACAAATGCACAAGTTCCTGGATTTACGCCATCAGAAAGAACAGTTGGAGAAAGTCTAAAAGATGAGTTTGTAAAGGCTAATGGGAGAATTATTTTGGCCGCATTTGCTTCGCATGTGCATAGATTACAGCAAATTGTAAATATTGCAGAAAAAAATGGAAGAAAAATCGCAATTGATGGAAGAAGCATGGTAAAAATATTTGAAATCTGTTCAAATCTTGGGTATTTGAAAATACCAAAAGATATAATGATTGATATTGATAAAGTTGAAACGTACCCAGCTGATAAAGTGCTTATTTTGTGTACAGGAACACAAGGGGAACCGCTTGCGGCGCTTTCAAGAATAGCTAATGGAACGCACAAGTATATTTCATTAAGGGAAGGGGATACAGTTGTAATTTCAGCAACACCTATTCCAGGAAATGAAAAGGCTGCGACTAAAAATATAAATCAGCTTATGAAACGTGAAGCAAGCGTTGTATTTGAAAAAGGAATCGGGATACACGTATCAGGGCATGGTTGCCAGGAAGAGCAGAAGTTAATGATAAATCTTGTAAAACCTAAGTTCTTTTTGCCAGTGCATGGTGAATATGCGATGATAAAAAAACACAAGGAACTGGCAATGGCTGTTGGAGTACCTGAAAAAAATGTTATTTTGTCAGAAAATGGCGCAAAGCTGGAATTATCTAAGAGCCAATTCAGACACGTTGGAAAAGTGCCTAGCGGAGCGACATTTATTGATGGATTTGGAATCGGAGATATTGGGAATGCCGTGTTGAAAGATAGACAAAATTTGGCAGATGATGGAATAGTAATTATTTCAATTTCTCAATATAGAAACGGGAAGTTTAATAAGCAGGTTGAGCTTGTAACACGTGGCTTTGTATATAATAAAGATGCGGAAAGCCTATTGTCGGAAACAAAAGAGCTGATTAAGATGGAACTTAGCAGCATGGAAAATGAAGGAATAAAAGAGATTGGTAAGATTAAACAGAGAATAAGAGCAAAAATAGGAGAGTTCCTAAATAAGGAAACAGACAGAGAGCCTATTATTTTACCAATTATAATGGAGGTTTAGAATGATACAGCTTTCAAGTAAAGAGAGAGCTTTTTTAAAGAAATTGGCACACAATCTGGATCCGATTGTAAGAATTGGAAAGGATGGAATTGATGAAAATGTACTAAAATCAATTTCTGAAGTTGTGAAAAAAAGAGAATTGATAAAGGTAAAAATCTTGCAAAATTCATCAGTTGAATTTGACAGGGAAATGGCAACTGAAATTGCTCAAAAAACAAAATCAGTATTTGTAGATAAAATAGGAAGTGTGTTAATATTTTTCAAGCCTAAAACTACAAAGGATGCAAAAATTACGCCTGAATTTAATGAATTTAGAAAAAGTAAAAAAAATAAAAAGTAAATTTTTTAAGGAAAATAGAGAGGAAAAAGTAAATGAGTGGAGGAATACTGTTTGGAAATAGACTTCTTGATGTTGCGGCGATTTCATGCTTTTCAGCACAGTTTTACAAAGTTTTTTTTCCTGTATTCAAGGGACAGAAACCCCAGTGGGCAAGACTTATCCAGACAGGTGGAATGCCAAGTTCCCACGCCTCAACGGTTGTTTCCCTTGTGACGGGCGTATCTTTGCTGAAGGGGCTTAGTTCCATTGAATTTGCAATTTCCATGGTATTTGCAGGAATTGTCCTATATGATGCGACAGGAGTACGTCAGCAGGCTGGAAAACATGCAAAAGCCTTGAATACGCTTATAGAGGCAATTGAGCATCACGAAGGAATAGAAATAATTAATGAAAAATTTAAGGAGCTGCTGGGACATACGCCGGTGGAAGTGTTTTGGGGAAGTGTGCTGGGAGTTGCCGTAGGACTTTTATTTAAGGGCTATATATTGGGATAAATATTTTAATGTAGAGATCACAGTTATTAAGTTAGCTGTGATTTTTTATCAGTTTTAAAGGATTTTGGTTAAAAAGACTAATAAAAATACAAAAAATATGATAAAATATATTGTATATTCAAATTCTTTTGAAATTATGCGTGAATGCTTTCAAAATGGAATTGATGAAAACTGAAAAAAACAATGAAAGTTGAGTTTGAAAAATTCTGCTATATAGCATCTAGTTTAAAATGGGATTGGAAGGTTAAGCTGTATCTATAGCCAATCCATTGCTTTTCACATATTTTTATTTCAATTTTTAAGTGGAGTTACTATAAATTGTAAAAAAATTTGGATTGATAATTTTAAAAGGGAAAAAATAAATAAAAAGACGGAGGAAAATATGAAACACACAGTAGCGATTGTTGGTAGACCTAATGTGGGAAAATCAACGTTATTTAATAAGCTGGTAGGGGACAGGCTGTCTATCGTAAAGGATGAGCCGGGAGTTACAAGAGATAGGCTTTACCGTGAGATGGAGTGGAGCGGAAAAGAATTTATTTTAGTTGACACGGGAGGGCTTGAACCACGAACAGAGGACTTTATGATGGGGAAAATTAAGCAGCAGGCACAAGTTGCAATTGACGAGGCGGACGTAATTATATTTCTGGTGGACGGAAAAGCTGGGATTACTGGGCTTGACGAGGATGTGGCAACAGTGCTTAGAAGACAGGATAAAAAGGTTGTTGTGGCTGTAAACAAGATTGACAATTATATGCGTGACCAGGAAAATATTTTTGAATTTTATGGACTGGGATTTGAAGAAGTTATTGGAATTTCTGGAGAGCATAAGACGAATCTTGGGGATTTGCTGGATGCTGTAATTAACAAATTTGAAGATAAAAAGATAAAACAAACTGAAAACGGAATTAATATTGCAATTCTTGGAAGACCAAATGCAGGAAAATCTTCACTTGTAAATAAGCTTTTGAATGAGGAACGTTCAATTGTAAGTGATATTGCAGGAACAACTAGGGATACAATTGATTCAAGCTTAAAATACAATGGAGAAACTTATACGTTAATTGATACAGCAGGAATCCGTAGAAAATCGAAAGTGGATGACGATATTGAATATTATAGCGTACTGCGTGCCATAAAGGCAATAAAAAGGGCAGATGTGTGTGTGTTAATGCTGGATGCGACAGAGCTTTTGACAGATCAGGATAAAAGGATTGCTGGAATGATTTATGAGGAAAGAAAGCCAATTATTATTGCAGTAAATAAATGGGATTTAATTGAAAAAAATAATAACAGCGTGAAGGAATTTACAGAATTGGTAAAAGCTGACTTGGCATTTTTAGATTATGCTCCGATTGTTACGATTTCTGCATTGACTGGAAAAAGAACGCTGAATATACTGGAACAGGCTAAATTTATTAACGAGGAATATCATAAAAAGATAACGACAGGGCTTCTGAATCAAATTTTGGCAGAAATGATAGCGCAAAATCCAGTTCCTACCAGAAAAGGAAGAGCAGTAAAAATAAATTATGCAACACAAGTAAGCCAAGCGCCGCCAAAATTTGCATTTTTTGCGAATAATCCAGAATTAATACATTTCTCGTACCAAAGATATATTGAAAATAAGTTAAGGGAATATTTTGGATTTGAAGGATGCCCAATTGACATTGTGTTTAACAAGAAAAGTGAAAAATCGTTTGGATAGGCTTTAATAGGCAGAAAGGAAGAATAAATGAAGTTTTATGACGAAGAGAAGCTATTAAAAATTCGAAATGTTCTGATTGTGGCAGTTTTGGCGCTTTTAACGATATTGCTGTTTTTTAAAGTTTATGATAATTTTGCAAAACAGTTGAGGCTTGTAACAAGTACAATATTTCCGTTTATTTTGTCATTTGTAATTGTGTACTGTCTTATGCCGTTTATCGATATGATAAGTGAAAAGAATGAGGACAGCGCTTTTATGAACGGCAGTAGGCTGAATGCACTGGAAAAAGTGGAAAAAATGGATATAAGCAATAAAGAAAAAATAAAAAAGATGAAAGTATTTAATGAAATTTCACATAAGGATAAAAAGAAAAAAATTCGTCTAAACCGTACATTTGCGATTTTACTTGTTTTATCAATATTTTTTGTAATTTTTCTTTATATAATTTTGACAATTGTGCCAATAATTACAAGACAAGTATCAAGTCTGACAAATTTTCTATTAAAAAATCAGGAAAAACTTCAAAATAACTTTTTTGGTTTTCTTGAAAGCAATAGTATTGACTTGCGAAGCTCGCTTATGAACTCCAAGGATGTAATCGTTTCTAATGCGATAACTGTTGTAAGTTCAAGCTTTTCGTTGATAAGCAGTACATTCAGCTTGCTGTTTATGACGCCTATTTTTACGATAATGCTGATTTTCAGCTATGATAACATTGAAAATGGGGTAAAACGGATTTTACGCAATATGGACAGGGAAGATATAATAGTGCTTGTAAAGCACATGGATGAAACAATTGGAAAATATATCCTTGTAACGGCACTTGACAGTATGATAGTTGGAATTGTATCATTTGTGATATTTTACTTCCTGAAAATGGATTATAGCATGCTTTTTTCGATAATCGTAGGATTTGGGAATGTGATTCCGTTTATTGGACCTTTTATTGGGCTGATTCCTGCTATACTGTATGCTTTTACAAAATCTTTCAAGCTTGTAATCCTGATAGTAGTACTGATTACAATTGTTCAGACAATAGAAGCAAATATTGTAAAACCGTGGCTGACAGGAAAATCTGTAGAAATGCATCCGATTACTACACTTCTGGTAGTTCTTGTTGGAGGAGCATTATTTGGTATTGGCGGGGCATTTGTCGCTATTCCTGTGTATATTGTCATCAAGCTGACATGGCTGTTCTGCTGGAAAAAATATATGGAAAAAAATGAATAAAAAAATGAAAATAAGGAAGTGAACAAGTTTATGATGAATAACGGAAAAATGGAGATTCAAAAATGTATTTATTTTACGATTTCAAAAATGTTTAGAATGATTAATAAAATGGCGGAGGAGTCATTTGAAAAGCTGGATATTTATCCAACGCACGGCTTTCTTATGATTATACTAAAAGAAGAAGAAAATGGACTTACAGTAAATCAGATATCAGAAACACTTGCCATAGCTCCTTCGACAGTCACAAGATTTGTTGACAAGCTAATCTCAAAGGGATATGTGGAAAGACAGAAGGCTGGTAAGAACTCATTTA
This is a stretch of genomic DNA from Leptotrichia hofstadii. It encodes these proteins:
- a CDS encoding flavodoxin; its protein translation is MATLNIIYYTGTGNTADMAKYIGEGAENSGAAVKLINVEEADESAVNADFVAFGSPAVGAEEIAPEMVEFFEGIKEQIVGKTVGLFGSYDWGQGGWMETWREEMINEGFSIVNDGLTVHLAVDDDEKIEKCREYGRAIVG
- a CDS encoding DUF445 domain-containing protein, which encodes MGNLLIQLAIMVFVGTLIGWFTNYLAIKLLFRPYKEVNFLFFKIQGLIPKNRDRISENLAETIEKELISVEHITAKLKDSDVINDDVLDKLLDKVIGEKLKNSVLEKNPLLKMFLNDSLIEKIKSYFKKSILENKEEIVEEIIKIAEDKIDFKEIMLEKMKNFSLEEMEKIILSVSKNELKHIEIIGGVLGGIIALFQFFIMLLLKQI
- the ruvB gene encoding Holliday junction branch migration DNA helicase RuvB, with product MNEERILEPKELGEDNIQRSLRPKTFKEYIGQQDLKEKMNIFIKAAKMRNESLDHILLYGPPGLGKTTLAGVIATEMGVNLKITTGPVLEKAGDLAAILTSLEENDILFIDEIHRLNTSVEEILYPAMEDGELDILIGKGPSARSIRVELPQFTLIGATTRAGQLSTPLRDRFGVTHRMEYYQLEDLKEIIRRGANILNISYDEDGITEIAKRSRGTPRIANRLLKRARDFALVEGSGVLEKESVDGILRLLGVDDNGLDELDRNILLSIINVYNGGPVGIETLSLLLGEDRRTIEEVYEPYLVKIGFIKRTPRGRVVTEFGYKHLGIEKIFSEKE
- a CDS encoding RsmE family RNA methyltransferase, which encodes MLTVIAEKENIDENNGKILINDKSDCNHIQNVYRLNAGNELRIIDGEYEYLTEIIQISKKEVFVKILEKKEDSYSLNVNIDVAMGILKNDKMNLAIQKLTEIGVNRIIPLKTERVVVKINEKKEKWDVVVRETLKQCRGIKFTEITPVKKLAEIDYSKYDKIIFAYENSGESKSLSEIIEKGDKDILYIIGPEGGITQEEVDFLKNNKAMEISLGKRILRAETAAIVVCGIIANFYI
- the rsfS gene encoding ribosome silencing factor produces the protein MSEVNNNYEKEVQEIINIMEDKKAQDIKVYDMRGKSPFFDYSILCTGSSSRNIEAIATDIKKSLENVKSVEGLDEANWVLIDAGDLIISVFSKDAREYYRLDDFYNGVNEENSEIDENDGE
- the mrdA gene encoding penicillin-binding protein 2, which encodes MRELDKEEKSVRFVAFLILVGIIFLIMVAQLFSLQILNASQYAEQALQNRIRTNVIKATRGEIYDREGKLLAKNTTGYQLIHSHTQMLEPKDLALLNEVKNMKTVQEIDARLSSERPAVAKRIRETIFDINKISQLTAYPVDYLIDRFFKQPRMGTDKKILVIEDLDKQVALRAIEKIDNDRIDIVEYNKRYYPEDSLASHVIGYVKPISEKEYEQLKKDGYRNSDLIGKKGVERSYDKEMKGQDGKENVEVDAKGNVIRQMETTESIAGKNVYLSIDMELQKYMTEAFEGKSGAFIAMEAKTGKIIAFVSNPEISLNLLSSRIPDNQWNELVNSKAKPLVNKGIAGLYPPGSTFKAITGMGILESGISPNATVTSTGQYRYGNLIFRDSHKSGNGVTNFAKSIEQSVNTYYYVFSQKAGIKNIVKYAKEFGIGSKTGIDIPGEMTGTLPSPEWKKNRFKKKQDQKWLPGDLINMSIGQGYVLVTPIQMASAYQAIANNGIQLKPTLVDRFVSYTGKVENNTPKVQRKLNVSAKNLKLLQNALKLPVSGYGGTAKLLKIEGYPVSAKTGTAQNTGFKDHHSWIAGYFPSDNPQIVFVSIVEGGGYGGVASGNMALKFILKYREKYVIKKAQAEMQKKKEEEEKKKQQENNKNVAKR
- a CDS encoding ribonuclease J, which produces MSEKEKAEFGNQTFKRNFSKKEDINKIKSGMKRFRRKSTNRRHLDEKNEIRYIPRVNDRNRHIDKEVDGKEEKMYVIPLGGIEEVGKNMTAFQYKDEIIVVDAGLTFPEDEHLGIDVIIPDFSYLESNRHKIKGLLLTHGHEDHIGAIPYFYQKLGTENIPMYGGRLTLALAKAKFEKKDAKLPKEKVISGRTILKVSKYFTVEFISVTHSIADCYAICIKTPAATILHSGDFKVDLTPVDGEGFDFGRLAQLGEEGVDLLLSDSTNAQVPGFTPSERTVGESLKDEFVKANGRIILAAFASHVHRLQQIVNIAEKNGRKIAIDGRSMVKIFEICSNLGYLKIPKDIMIDIDKVETYPADKVLILCTGTQGEPLAALSRIANGTHKYISLREGDTVVISATPIPGNEKAATKNINQLMKREASVVFEKGIGIHVSGHGCQEEQKLMINLVKPKFFLPVHGEYAMIKKHKELAMAVGVPEKNVILSENGAKLELSKSQFRHVGKVPSGATFIDGFGIGDIGNAVLKDRQNLADDGIVIISISQYRNGKFNKQVELVTRGFVYNKDAESLLSETKELIKMELSSMENEGIKEIGKIKQRIRAKIGEFLNKETDREPIILPIIMEV
- the yhbY gene encoding ribosome assembly RNA-binding protein YhbY yields the protein MIQLSSKERAFLKKLAHNLDPIVRIGKDGIDENVLKSISEVVKKRELIKVKILQNSSVEFDREMATEIAQKTKSVFVDKIGSVLIFFKPKTTKDAKITPEFNEFRKSKKNKK
- a CDS encoding divergent PAP2 family protein — its product is MSGGILFGNRLLDVAAISCFSAQFYKVFFPVFKGQKPQWARLIQTGGMPSSHASTVVSLVTGVSLLKGLSSIEFAISMVFAGIVLYDATGVRQQAGKHAKALNTLIEAIEHHEGIEIINEKFKELLGHTPVEVFWGSVLGVAVGLLFKGYILG